One genomic window of Dryobates pubescens isolate bDryPub1 chromosome 17, bDryPub1.pri, whole genome shotgun sequence includes the following:
- the GDPGP1 gene encoding GDP-D-glucose phosphorylase 1 — MEAAGASEEPGDPSPTDFVYGEEDFILPGSGWEGEPGSAPSRFDRALLESWDDRMERGLFRYRLGPLPTRVLPGPLRLVAQLNVQRGTERRPPQPVCSLHQPFDPAAFNFTRLRPGELLLRLRRAASRGDRRCPAETVPLLVAINASPLERGHVLLLPEPSRGLPQTLTAPALLGGLEVALLSAHPGFRLGFNGLGGCASVNHLHLHGLYVSRPLPVEAAPAQAVCPRHRLWLLLRGVPAPAFLFYAAGTADLEAVARDVCRAAEHITDSGLAYNVFITRGEPPEGAGAGAGRGLRVLLWARRPSFGTKASEDFNVALCELAGHLPLPAAPLYRNITEEEALRAIHGHLLPEPDLLRLGEDLARLLAD, encoded by the coding sequence ATGGAGGCGGCCGGAGCGAGCGAGGAGCCGGGCGACCCGAGCCCCACGGACTTTGTTTATGGGGAGGAGGACTTCATCCTGCCGGGATCCGGCTGGGAGGGCGAGCCGGGCTCCGCGCCGTCCCGCTTCGACCGGgcgctgctggagagctgggacgACAGGATGGAGCGGGGCTTATTCCGATACCGGCTGGGCCCGCTGCCCACCCGCGTCCTGCCCGGGCCCCTGCGCCTGGTGGCCCAGCTGAACGTCCAGCGCGGCACCGAGCGCCGCCCGCCGCAGCCcgtctgcagcctgcaccagccctTCGACCCCGCCGCCTTCAACTTCACCCGCCTGCGCCccggagagctgctgctccgcCTGCGCAGGGCGGCCAGCCGCGGAGACCGGCGCTGCCCCGCTGAGACGGTCCCGCTGCTGGTGGCCATCAACGCCAGCCCGCTGGAGCGGGGCCACGTACTGCTGCTGCCGGAGCCGAGTCGCGGGCTGCCGCAGACGCTCACGGCACCGGCGCTGCTCGGCGGGCTGGAGGTGGCCCTGCTCAGCGCCCACCCTGGCTTCCGCCTGGGCTTCAACGGGCTGGGTGGCTGCGCCTCGGTCAACCACCTGCACCTGCACGGGCTCTATGTGAGCCGCCCGCTGCCGGTGGAGGCCGCGCCTGCCCAGGCTGTCTGCCCGCGCCACCGCCTCTGGCTCCTTCTGCGCGGCGTACCGGCGCCCGCCTTCCTCTTCTACGCCGCCGGCACCGCCGACCTGGAGGCGGTGGCCCGGGACGTGTGCCGGGCGGCCGAGCACATCACTGACAGCGGCCTGGCCTACAACGTCTTCATCACGCGCGGCGAGCCGCCGgagggggccggggccggggccgggcgggggctGCGGGTGCTGCTGTGGGCCCGCAGGCCTAGCTTCGGTACCAAAGCGAGCGAGGACTTCAACGTGGCGCTGTGCGAGTTGGCGGGGCACCTGCCGTTACCGGCGGCACCGCTCTACCGGAACATCACCGAGGAGGAGGCCCTGCGCGCCATCCACGGGCACCTCCTCCCGGAACCGGACCTTCTGCGCCTCGGCGAGGACCTGGCGCGGCTGCTGGCGGACTGA